One genomic window of Aethina tumida isolate Nest 87 chromosome 3, icAetTumi1.1, whole genome shotgun sequence includes the following:
- the LOC109608616 gene encoding protein Mdm4 isoform X2 codes for MSTVAENNASRKRSLDLEGLSVMDLKRPRAYYYRLASESSRGSAEDDTESVDSLQDKETDVIQDTTDTDTKSDCSSNKDEYEVEIEYEVASLSEEENYSSCSSTGSEDMMMAAAAVAAVIYDTSLEARATDSEDSDSSSIDTTLRSFSTCVQCKFENNNPLYRYCEKCFQERKKYFPPRPKGFRRRKKQEEKPPEAPVKLDTLRSCLNGLSQFSQDSGIGSSQECPQLDLDRIVVPSYHLTTQGTSSSSIKSGVSEESAKGTGSDLNGYVDMGGAPKQGYKRSLSELQSESEPELKRTKRADVEEIGTDGNADVVSDGELRRNIAESEASNLCLFCNSAPKDSIFLHTNIAHMCCCYKCAKKTFNTTRRCPICNGTVNKVVKIFMS; via the exons atgtcGACCGTTGCAGAGAATAATG CCAGCAGAAAGAGAAGTCTTGATCTCGAAGGTCTGTCAGTGATGGATCTGAAACGGCCGAGGGCCTATTATTACCGGTTGGCGAGCGAGAGTTCACGCGGCTCAGCTGAAGACGACACAGAAAGTGTTGATAGCTTACAAGACAAGGAGACCG ACGTGATACAGGACACGACTGACACAGACACCAAGTCTGATTGTAGTAGCAACAAAGATGAGTATGAAGTTGAAATCGAGTATGAAGTTGCCAGTCTCTCAGAGGAGGAGAATTATAGCAGTTGTTCTTCCACAGGTTCCGAG GACATGATgatggcggcggcggcggtggcGGCTGTGATATACGATACATCGTTGGAGGCAAGGGCGACCGACTCCGAGGACTCCGACAGCAGTTCGATCGACACGACTTTAAGGTCCTTCTCGACTTGCGTACAATGCAAATTTGAGAACAATAATCCTCTATACAGATACTGCGAAAAATGTTTTCAG GAGCGTAAGAAGTACTTCCCGCCGAGGCCGAAAGGATTCCGACGTCGGAAGAAACAGGAGGAGAAGCCGCCGGAGGCGCCGGTTAAGTTGGACACGTTGCGTTCGTGTTTGAACGGTTTGTCGCAATTTTCCCAGGACTCGGGTATCGGATCGAGCCAGGAGTGTCCGCAGTTAGATCTGGATCGCATTGTGGTGCCGTCGTACCACCTCACCACACAAGGTACGTCAAGTTCAAGTATCAAGAGTGGCGTGTCGGAGGAATCCGCCAAGGGGACTGGTTCAGATTTGAACGGTTACGTGGACATGGGTGGTGCGCCGAAACAGGGCTACAAGCGGTCGTTGTCTGAATTACAATCGGAGAGCGAACCGGAATTAAAGCGCACGAAACGAGCGGATGTGGAAGAAATTGGGACTGATGGGAATGCGGATGTGGTGTCGGATGGTGAGCTGAGGCGGAATATTGCCGAGTCTGAGGCGTCGAATTTGTGTCTGTTTTGTAATAGCGCGCCTAAAGACAGCATATTTTTGCACACGAATATTGCGCACATGTGCTGCTGTTATAAATGTGCGAAAAAGACTTTTAACACAACGAGACGGTGTCCGATTTGTAACGGGACCGTTAACAAAgtagttaaaattttcatgtcCTAA
- the LOC109608616 gene encoding E3 ubiquitin-protein ligase Mdm2 isoform X1: MSTVAENNASRKRSLDLEGLSVMDLKRPRAYYYRLASESSRGSAEDDTESVDSLQDKETDVIQDTTDTDTKSDCSSNKDEYEVEIEYEVASLSEEENYSSCSSTGSEDMMMAAAAVAAVIYDTSLEARATDSEDSDSSSIDTTLRSFSTCVQCKFENNNPLYRYCEKCFQSCRQCKMRKTYKCFQLCNSCYKERKKYFPPRPKGFRRRKKQEEKPPEAPVKLDTLRSCLNGLSQFSQDSGIGSSQECPQLDLDRIVVPSYHLTTQGTSSSSIKSGVSEESAKGTGSDLNGYVDMGGAPKQGYKRSLSELQSESEPELKRTKRADVEEIGTDGNADVVSDGELRRNIAESEASNLCLFCNSAPKDSIFLHTNIAHMCCCYKCAKKTFNTTRRCPICNGTVNKVVKIFMS, from the exons atgtcGACCGTTGCAGAGAATAATG CCAGCAGAAAGAGAAGTCTTGATCTCGAAGGTCTGTCAGTGATGGATCTGAAACGGCCGAGGGCCTATTATTACCGGTTGGCGAGCGAGAGTTCACGCGGCTCAGCTGAAGACGACACAGAAAGTGTTGATAGCTTACAAGACAAGGAGACCG ACGTGATACAGGACACGACTGACACAGACACCAAGTCTGATTGTAGTAGCAACAAAGATGAGTATGAAGTTGAAATCGAGTATGAAGTTGCCAGTCTCTCAGAGGAGGAGAATTATAGCAGTTGTTCTTCCACAGGTTCCGAG GACATGATgatggcggcggcggcggtggcGGCTGTGATATACGATACATCGTTGGAGGCAAGGGCGACCGACTCCGAGGACTCCGACAGCAGTTCGATCGACACGACTTTAAGGTCCTTCTCGACTTGCGTACAATGCAAATTTGAGAACAATAATCCTCTATACAGATACTGCGAAAAATGTTTTCAG AGCTGCAGACAATGCAAGATGCGCAAGACATACAAATGTTTCCAACTGTGCAATTCTTGCTACAAG GAGCGTAAGAAGTACTTCCCGCCGAGGCCGAAAGGATTCCGACGTCGGAAGAAACAGGAGGAGAAGCCGCCGGAGGCGCCGGTTAAGTTGGACACGTTGCGTTCGTGTTTGAACGGTTTGTCGCAATTTTCCCAGGACTCGGGTATCGGATCGAGCCAGGAGTGTCCGCAGTTAGATCTGGATCGCATTGTGGTGCCGTCGTACCACCTCACCACACAAGGTACGTCAAGTTCAAGTATCAAGAGTGGCGTGTCGGAGGAATCCGCCAAGGGGACTGGTTCAGATTTGAACGGTTACGTGGACATGGGTGGTGCGCCGAAACAGGGCTACAAGCGGTCGTTGTCTGAATTACAATCGGAGAGCGAACCGGAATTAAAGCGCACGAAACGAGCGGATGTGGAAGAAATTGGGACTGATGGGAATGCGGATGTGGTGTCGGATGGTGAGCTGAGGCGGAATATTGCCGAGTCTGAGGCGTCGAATTTGTGTCTGTTTTGTAATAGCGCGCCTAAAGACAGCATATTTTTGCACACGAATATTGCGCACATGTGCTGCTGTTATAAATGTGCGAAAAAGACTTTTAACACAACGAGACGGTGTCCGATTTGTAACGGGACCGTTAACAAAgtagttaaaattttcatgtcCTAA
- the LOC109608588 gene encoding ribosomal protein S6 kinase 2 beta isoform X1 has protein sequence MANSARRYRAFGVSRPLRIVSSQSGDTDEAVANEDSVLSEGEHEIELGEVVRNGHDKADPSQFELLKVLGEGSFGKVFLVRKVVGNDAGTLYAMKVLKKATLKVRDRYRTKMERNILVDVEHPFIVKLHYAFQTEGKLYLILDFLRGGDLFSRLSKEVMFTEEDVKFYLAELALALHHLHCLGIIYRDLKPENVLLDADGHIALTDFGLCKLPLEEGKAYSFCGTVEYMAPEVVNRKGHSFAADWWSFGVLMFEMLTGSLPFQGADRKDTMTQILKAKLGMPANLSPEAQSLLRVLFKRNPANRLGAGPGGIEDIKNHEFFATIDFEALPLKKTRPPFQPAVCGPEDAYFDSEFTSKTPKDSPGVPASANAHELFRGFSFVAPCLLENGTLPNNNKIETQMKSVKTTDRNFFDEYNLLEMLGAGSYSVCKLARHKTTGQNYAVKIIQKSLCDSREEVEILLRYGQHPGIVTLKNVYEDANKMYLVLQLLEGGDLLDYMLKKKYLCEREAAAILKRLATAVAYLHENGVVHRDLKPANILFASKDCNPESVTICDMGFAKQLRAENGLLMTPCYTANYVAPEVLKRQGYDAACDIWSLGVILYIMLSSKCPFSTAPNNSPQQILQRISSGRLDLQSGRWAHVSNEAKILVADMLHIAPQRRPTASKLVAHPWVNGKTASSSVGPQNVTQAPQVVVEEPRTSENGQDLGNLKETVAATFKAIATSPQVAHLGPVAMSELARRRFRDKANAERL, from the exons ATGGCAAATTCAGCACGCCGATACCGAG CTTTTGGAGTGTCCAGGCCCCTAAGAATAGTGTCT tccCAGTCTGGTGACACAGACGAAGCGGTCGCAAATGAGGATTCGGTTTTGAGCGAAGGCGAACACGAAATCGAATTGGGAGAG gttGTTAGGAATGGGCACGACAAAGCGGACCCGTCGCAATTCGAATTGCTCAAGGTACTGGGCGAGGGCTCCTTCGGGAAGGTGTTCCTCGTTCGTAAGGTGGTGGGCAACGATGCGGGCACCTTGTACGCCATGAAGGTACTGAAAAAGGCCACCCTGAAGGTGCGCGACCGTTACAGGACGAAAATGGAACGGAACATTCTCGTCGACGTCGAGCATCCCTTCATCGTCAAGCTCCACTACGCGTTCCAAACCGAGGGGaagttgtatttaattttggatttCTTGCGCGGCGGCGATTTGTTTTCTCGTCTAAGCAAAGAG gtGATGTTCACAGAAGAGGATGTTAAGTTTTATCTAGCCGAGTTGGCTTTGGCGCTCCATCATCTGCATTGTTTGGGCATTATTTATAGAGATTTGAAACCGGAAAACGTACTGTTGGACGCCGACGGTCACATAGCACTTACAGACTTCGGTTTATGTAAGCTGCCCCTGGAGGAAGGGAAGGCGTACAGCTTTTGCGGAACG GTGGAGTACATGGCGCCGGAAGTGGTGAACAGGAAGGGCCATTCGTTCGCGGCAGACTGGTGGTCGTTCGGGGTGTTGATGTTCGAAATGCTGACGGGCAGCTTGCCGTTTCAAGGCGCCGATAGAAAGGACACGATGACTCAAATATTGAAGGCGAAACTAGGCATGCCCGCGAACCTAAGTCCAGAGGCCCAGAGTTTATTGAGGGTTTTGTTCAAGCGCAATCCGGCCAATCGGTTGGGTGCTGGTCCTGGGGGAATTGAA GACATTAAGAATCATGAATTCTTTGCCACCATCGACTTTGAGGCGTTACCTTTGAAGAAGACGAGGCCACCATTCCAACCAGCTGTTTGCGGCCCTGAGGATGCGTATTTCGACTCGGAATTCACGAGTAAGACGCCCAAAGATTCGCCGGGCGTTCCCGCCAGTGCCAATGCTCATGAGTTGTTCAGAGG GTTCAGTTTTGTTGCACCATGTTTGTTGGAGAACGGGACGTTGCcgaacaacaacaaaatcGAAACGCAAATGAAATCAGTAAAGACGACTGACAGGAACTTCTTCGACGAGTACAACTTGTTGGAGATGCTCGGCGCTGGTAGTTACAGCGTGTGTAAATTGGCACGACACAAAACCACAGGACAAAACTATGCTGTTAAG ATAATACAAAAGTCGTTATGCGATAGCCGAGAGGAGGTTGAAATTTTGCTAAGATATGGGCAACATCCAGGAATCGTTACACTAAAAAATGTCTATGAAGAcgcaaataaaatgtatttagtaTTACAATTGTTGGAGGGAGGAGACTTGCTTGACTACatgttaaaaaaa AAGTATTTATGTGAGAGGGAAGCCGcagcaattttaaaaagactAGCAACAGCCGTTGCGTATTTGCACGAGAACGGCGTGGTgcacagagatttaaaacccgCAAATATACTGTTTGCCTCCAAAGACTGCAATCCTGAAAGTGTGACCATCTGTGATATGGGTTTTGCCAAACAA TTGAGGGCTGAGAATGGTTTATTGATGACCCCTTGTTATACGGCCAACTACGTCGCCCCCGAAGTCCTGAAGCGTCAAGGCTACGACGCCGCCTGCGACATCTGGTCATTGGGGGTCATCCTGTACATCATGTTGTCCAGCAAATGCCCCTTCAGCACGGCACCCAACAACAGTCCCCAGCAAATCCTCCAACGTATTAGCTCCGGAAGGCTGGACTTACAA agTGGCAGATGGGCCCACGTATCGAACGAGGCGAAGATACTCGTGGCGGATATGCTGCACATCGCGCCGCAACGCCGACCGACCGCCTCGAAACTGGTGGCGCACCCCTGGGTTAACGGTAAGACGGCGTCGAGTTCGGTGGGTCCGCAGAACGTCACACAGGCGCCGCAGGTGGTCGTGGAAGAGCCGAGGACGTCGGAGAATGGACAGGATTTGGGAAATTTGAAGGAGACGGTGGCGGCGACGTTCAAGGCAATCGCCACCTCGCCACAGGTCGCTCATTTGGGACCCGTTGCCATGTCCGAGTTGGCCAGGAGGCGGTTTAGGGATAAAGCGAACGCAGAACGGCTCTAA
- the LOC109608588 gene encoding ribosomal protein S6 kinase 2 beta isoform X2, with protein MANSARRYRAFGVSRPLRIVSSQSGDTDEAVANEDSVLSEGEHEIELGEVVRNGHDKADPSQFELLKVLGEGSFGKVFLVRKVVGNDAGTLYAMKVLKKATLKVRDRYRTKMERNILVDVEHPFIVKLHYAFQTEGKLYLILDFLRGGDLFSRLSKEVMFTEEDVKFYLAELALALHHLHCLGIIYRDLKPENVLLDADGHIALTDFGLCKLPLEEGKAYSFCGTVEYMAPEVVNRKGHSFAADWWSFGVLMFEMLTGSLPFQGADRKDTMTQILKAKLGMPANLSPEAQSLLRVLFKRNPANRLGAGPGGIEDIKNHEFFATIDFEALPLKKTRPPFQPAVCGPEDAYFDSEFTSKTPKDSPGVPASANAHELFRGFSFVAPCLLENGTLPNNNKIETQMKSVKTTDRNFFDEYNLLEMLGAGSYSVCKLARHKTTGQNYAVKIIQKSLCDSREEVEILLRYGQHPGIVTLKNVYEDANKMYLVLQLLEGGDLLDYMLKKYLCEREAAAILKRLATAVAYLHENGVVHRDLKPANILFASKDCNPESVTICDMGFAKQLRAENGLLMTPCYTANYVAPEVLKRQGYDAACDIWSLGVILYIMLSSKCPFSTAPNNSPQQILQRISSGRLDLQSGRWAHVSNEAKILVADMLHIAPQRRPTASKLVAHPWVNGKTASSSVGPQNVTQAPQVVVEEPRTSENGQDLGNLKETVAATFKAIATSPQVAHLGPVAMSELARRRFRDKANAERL; from the exons ATGGCAAATTCAGCACGCCGATACCGAG CTTTTGGAGTGTCCAGGCCCCTAAGAATAGTGTCT tccCAGTCTGGTGACACAGACGAAGCGGTCGCAAATGAGGATTCGGTTTTGAGCGAAGGCGAACACGAAATCGAATTGGGAGAG gttGTTAGGAATGGGCACGACAAAGCGGACCCGTCGCAATTCGAATTGCTCAAGGTACTGGGCGAGGGCTCCTTCGGGAAGGTGTTCCTCGTTCGTAAGGTGGTGGGCAACGATGCGGGCACCTTGTACGCCATGAAGGTACTGAAAAAGGCCACCCTGAAGGTGCGCGACCGTTACAGGACGAAAATGGAACGGAACATTCTCGTCGACGTCGAGCATCCCTTCATCGTCAAGCTCCACTACGCGTTCCAAACCGAGGGGaagttgtatttaattttggatttCTTGCGCGGCGGCGATTTGTTTTCTCGTCTAAGCAAAGAG gtGATGTTCACAGAAGAGGATGTTAAGTTTTATCTAGCCGAGTTGGCTTTGGCGCTCCATCATCTGCATTGTTTGGGCATTATTTATAGAGATTTGAAACCGGAAAACGTACTGTTGGACGCCGACGGTCACATAGCACTTACAGACTTCGGTTTATGTAAGCTGCCCCTGGAGGAAGGGAAGGCGTACAGCTTTTGCGGAACG GTGGAGTACATGGCGCCGGAAGTGGTGAACAGGAAGGGCCATTCGTTCGCGGCAGACTGGTGGTCGTTCGGGGTGTTGATGTTCGAAATGCTGACGGGCAGCTTGCCGTTTCAAGGCGCCGATAGAAAGGACACGATGACTCAAATATTGAAGGCGAAACTAGGCATGCCCGCGAACCTAAGTCCAGAGGCCCAGAGTTTATTGAGGGTTTTGTTCAAGCGCAATCCGGCCAATCGGTTGGGTGCTGGTCCTGGGGGAATTGAA GACATTAAGAATCATGAATTCTTTGCCACCATCGACTTTGAGGCGTTACCTTTGAAGAAGACGAGGCCACCATTCCAACCAGCTGTTTGCGGCCCTGAGGATGCGTATTTCGACTCGGAATTCACGAGTAAGACGCCCAAAGATTCGCCGGGCGTTCCCGCCAGTGCCAATGCTCATGAGTTGTTCAGAGG GTTCAGTTTTGTTGCACCATGTTTGTTGGAGAACGGGACGTTGCcgaacaacaacaaaatcGAAACGCAAATGAAATCAGTAAAGACGACTGACAGGAACTTCTTCGACGAGTACAACTTGTTGGAGATGCTCGGCGCTGGTAGTTACAGCGTGTGTAAATTGGCACGACACAAAACCACAGGACAAAACTATGCTGTTAAG ATAATACAAAAGTCGTTATGCGATAGCCGAGAGGAGGTTGAAATTTTGCTAAGATATGGGCAACATCCAGGAATCGTTACACTAAAAAATGTCTATGAAGAcgcaaataaaatgtatttagtaTTACAATTGTTGGAGGGAGGAGACTTGCTTGACTACatgttaaaaaaa TATTTATGTGAGAGGGAAGCCGcagcaattttaaaaagactAGCAACAGCCGTTGCGTATTTGCACGAGAACGGCGTGGTgcacagagatttaaaacccgCAAATATACTGTTTGCCTCCAAAGACTGCAATCCTGAAAGTGTGACCATCTGTGATATGGGTTTTGCCAAACAA TTGAGGGCTGAGAATGGTTTATTGATGACCCCTTGTTATACGGCCAACTACGTCGCCCCCGAAGTCCTGAAGCGTCAAGGCTACGACGCCGCCTGCGACATCTGGTCATTGGGGGTCATCCTGTACATCATGTTGTCCAGCAAATGCCCCTTCAGCACGGCACCCAACAACAGTCCCCAGCAAATCCTCCAACGTATTAGCTCCGGAAGGCTGGACTTACAA agTGGCAGATGGGCCCACGTATCGAACGAGGCGAAGATACTCGTGGCGGATATGCTGCACATCGCGCCGCAACGCCGACCGACCGCCTCGAAACTGGTGGCGCACCCCTGGGTTAACGGTAAGACGGCGTCGAGTTCGGTGGGTCCGCAGAACGTCACACAGGCGCCGCAGGTGGTCGTGGAAGAGCCGAGGACGTCGGAGAATGGACAGGATTTGGGAAATTTGAAGGAGACGGTGGCGGCGACGTTCAAGGCAATCGCCACCTCGCCACAGGTCGCTCATTTGGGACCCGTTGCCATGTCCGAGTTGGCCAGGAGGCGGTTTAGGGATAAAGCGAACGCAGAACGGCTCTAA
- the LOC109608588 gene encoding ribosomal protein S6 kinase 2 beta isoform X3, translating to MPLANSLEPWQIQHADTESQSGDTDEAVANEDSVLSEGEHEIELGEVVRNGHDKADPSQFELLKVLGEGSFGKVFLVRKVVGNDAGTLYAMKVLKKATLKVRDRYRTKMERNILVDVEHPFIVKLHYAFQTEGKLYLILDFLRGGDLFSRLSKEVMFTEEDVKFYLAELALALHHLHCLGIIYRDLKPENVLLDADGHIALTDFGLCKLPLEEGKAYSFCGTVEYMAPEVVNRKGHSFAADWWSFGVLMFEMLTGSLPFQGADRKDTMTQILKAKLGMPANLSPEAQSLLRVLFKRNPANRLGAGPGGIEDIKNHEFFATIDFEALPLKKTRPPFQPAVCGPEDAYFDSEFTSKTPKDSPGVPASANAHELFRGFSFVAPCLLENGTLPNNNKIETQMKSVKTTDRNFFDEYNLLEMLGAGSYSVCKLARHKTTGQNYAVKIIQKSLCDSREEVEILLRYGQHPGIVTLKNVYEDANKMYLVLQLLEGGDLLDYMLKKKYLCEREAAAILKRLATAVAYLHENGVVHRDLKPANILFASKDCNPESVTICDMGFAKQLRAENGLLMTPCYTANYVAPEVLKRQGYDAACDIWSLGVILYIMLSSKCPFSTAPNNSPQQILQRISSGRLDLQSGRWAHVSNEAKILVADMLHIAPQRRPTASKLVAHPWVNGKTASSSVGPQNVTQAPQVVVEEPRTSENGQDLGNLKETVAATFKAIATSPQVAHLGPVAMSELARRRFRDKANAERL from the exons atgcCGTTAGCGAATTCGTTGGAGCCATGGCAAATTCAGCACGCCGATACCGAG tccCAGTCTGGTGACACAGACGAAGCGGTCGCAAATGAGGATTCGGTTTTGAGCGAAGGCGAACACGAAATCGAATTGGGAGAG gttGTTAGGAATGGGCACGACAAAGCGGACCCGTCGCAATTCGAATTGCTCAAGGTACTGGGCGAGGGCTCCTTCGGGAAGGTGTTCCTCGTTCGTAAGGTGGTGGGCAACGATGCGGGCACCTTGTACGCCATGAAGGTACTGAAAAAGGCCACCCTGAAGGTGCGCGACCGTTACAGGACGAAAATGGAACGGAACATTCTCGTCGACGTCGAGCATCCCTTCATCGTCAAGCTCCACTACGCGTTCCAAACCGAGGGGaagttgtatttaattttggatttCTTGCGCGGCGGCGATTTGTTTTCTCGTCTAAGCAAAGAG gtGATGTTCACAGAAGAGGATGTTAAGTTTTATCTAGCCGAGTTGGCTTTGGCGCTCCATCATCTGCATTGTTTGGGCATTATTTATAGAGATTTGAAACCGGAAAACGTACTGTTGGACGCCGACGGTCACATAGCACTTACAGACTTCGGTTTATGTAAGCTGCCCCTGGAGGAAGGGAAGGCGTACAGCTTTTGCGGAACG GTGGAGTACATGGCGCCGGAAGTGGTGAACAGGAAGGGCCATTCGTTCGCGGCAGACTGGTGGTCGTTCGGGGTGTTGATGTTCGAAATGCTGACGGGCAGCTTGCCGTTTCAAGGCGCCGATAGAAAGGACACGATGACTCAAATATTGAAGGCGAAACTAGGCATGCCCGCGAACCTAAGTCCAGAGGCCCAGAGTTTATTGAGGGTTTTGTTCAAGCGCAATCCGGCCAATCGGTTGGGTGCTGGTCCTGGGGGAATTGAA GACATTAAGAATCATGAATTCTTTGCCACCATCGACTTTGAGGCGTTACCTTTGAAGAAGACGAGGCCACCATTCCAACCAGCTGTTTGCGGCCCTGAGGATGCGTATTTCGACTCGGAATTCACGAGTAAGACGCCCAAAGATTCGCCGGGCGTTCCCGCCAGTGCCAATGCTCATGAGTTGTTCAGAGG GTTCAGTTTTGTTGCACCATGTTTGTTGGAGAACGGGACGTTGCcgaacaacaacaaaatcGAAACGCAAATGAAATCAGTAAAGACGACTGACAGGAACTTCTTCGACGAGTACAACTTGTTGGAGATGCTCGGCGCTGGTAGTTACAGCGTGTGTAAATTGGCACGACACAAAACCACAGGACAAAACTATGCTGTTAAG ATAATACAAAAGTCGTTATGCGATAGCCGAGAGGAGGTTGAAATTTTGCTAAGATATGGGCAACATCCAGGAATCGTTACACTAAAAAATGTCTATGAAGAcgcaaataaaatgtatttagtaTTACAATTGTTGGAGGGAGGAGACTTGCTTGACTACatgttaaaaaaa AAGTATTTATGTGAGAGGGAAGCCGcagcaattttaaaaagactAGCAACAGCCGTTGCGTATTTGCACGAGAACGGCGTGGTgcacagagatttaaaacccgCAAATATACTGTTTGCCTCCAAAGACTGCAATCCTGAAAGTGTGACCATCTGTGATATGGGTTTTGCCAAACAA TTGAGGGCTGAGAATGGTTTATTGATGACCCCTTGTTATACGGCCAACTACGTCGCCCCCGAAGTCCTGAAGCGTCAAGGCTACGACGCCGCCTGCGACATCTGGTCATTGGGGGTCATCCTGTACATCATGTTGTCCAGCAAATGCCCCTTCAGCACGGCACCCAACAACAGTCCCCAGCAAATCCTCCAACGTATTAGCTCCGGAAGGCTGGACTTACAA agTGGCAGATGGGCCCACGTATCGAACGAGGCGAAGATACTCGTGGCGGATATGCTGCACATCGCGCCGCAACGCCGACCGACCGCCTCGAAACTGGTGGCGCACCCCTGGGTTAACGGTAAGACGGCGTCGAGTTCGGTGGGTCCGCAGAACGTCACACAGGCGCCGCAGGTGGTCGTGGAAGAGCCGAGGACGTCGGAGAATGGACAGGATTTGGGAAATTTGAAGGAGACGGTGGCGGCGACGTTCAAGGCAATCGCCACCTCGCCACAGGTCGCTCATTTGGGACCCGTTGCCATGTCCGAGTTGGCCAGGAGGCGGTTTAGGGATAAAGCGAACGCAGAACGGCTCTAA